In Paenibacillus sonchi, the genomic stretch AAATCAAAACTTGCCCATTTAATTCATTGAAAATTCCATTTTTAATTCCTTCATTGTAAAAGTTGAGCAATTGTTTTTCGCGCTCTTGTATGACAATAAACAATTGTTCATATATCTCTGGATATTCACTGGATAGATCTCTCTTGTATTCCTCAGTAATAAATGTAGAAAGTGAAACCGATTGCTCAAATAACTGTTGAAAACGGGCAGCATACAAACTTTCTTCATTTGGGGGATCAAGTATTATCATTTCCTTGAAAAATTCAATAAAAGAATTTGTGACGATTTGGATAATTTCTTCTTTTGTAGAGAAATATTTATACAAAGTCACTCTACTTATATTCATTATTTTTGCAATTTCATCCATTCGTAAAGAATGAAATCCACTTTTATTTATGCACGGTAACAATCTAAAAAGTAATTTGTTCTGGGTTTCACGAAACTTCTCCATATTTTTTTGCTCATCCTTCAAAATGGTCCCCCCTTTTTTACATAGTATAACTGAAGATTCATGTTTTATAAAGAAAACTATCTTTACACTTATTATTAAACTTGTAAACTTTGTTCGTTAGTGATATGATAATCCCGATTCCAATAACAGAGGAGTGACCGAAA encodes the following:
- a CDS encoding TetR/AcrR family transcriptional regulator: MKDEQKNMEKFRETQNKLLFRLLPCINKSGFHSLRMDEIAKIMNISRVTLYKYFSTKEEIIQIVTNSFIEFFKEMIILDPPNEESLYAARFQQLFEQSVSLSTFITEEYKRDLSSEYPEIYEQLFIVIQEREKQLLNFYNEGIKNGIFNELNGQVLILQDQLLTTMLDTKYLLMNHLTVEQVLYDFYKLKKIQLFRPEKLFLVDDNLIVPKIDYLTLKVSKALYST